One genomic region from Cellulomonas fengjieae encodes:
- a CDS encoding TetR family transcriptional regulator produces MRDDGAQTRAKIRDAAHIEFAAHGLAGARVDRIAKAAGANVQRIYAYYSDKHGLFTACVLDAVADLDRAIGDDVDDVVTLAARMFDHISADAHNLRILTWARLEIEDDLRTIIAASERDPLRRVRELTQAGRIDPRWAPQDVFALLISFCEAWHVVPIPTEPTAADHARRRELVLRLAAHLVPDASV; encoded by the coding sequence ATGCGCGATGACGGGGCCCAGACCCGAGCCAAGATCCGTGACGCTGCCCACATCGAGTTCGCGGCGCACGGGCTCGCAGGGGCGCGCGTCGACCGCATCGCGAAGGCGGCCGGCGCCAACGTCCAGCGCATCTACGCCTACTACTCCGACAAGCACGGCCTGTTCACCGCGTGCGTGCTCGACGCCGTCGCGGACCTCGACCGCGCCATCGGGGACGACGTCGACGACGTCGTCACGCTCGCCGCCCGGATGTTCGACCACATCAGCGCCGACGCCCACAACCTACGCATCCTCACCTGGGCCAGGCTCGAGATCGAGGACGACCTGCGCACCATCATCGCCGCCTCCGAGCGGGACCCGCTGCGTCGCGTGCGCGAGCTGACGCAGGCCGGCCGGATCGACCCCCGCTGGGCGCCGCAGGACGTCTTCGCCCTCCTGATCAGCTTCTGCGAGGCGTGGCACGTGGTCCCGATACCGACCGAGCCGACGGCCGCCGACCACGCGCGCCGACGCGAGCTGGTGCTCCGCCTGGCGGCACACCTCGTGCCGGACGCGTCGGTCTGA
- a CDS encoding SDR family oxidoreductase gives MIDTSSGPELAALTPRAVGTVIVTGGASGLGAAVVEAVAAAGGTPAVLDRAAPRDGVPHVLVDLSDSAAAARAVEELVDQVGAPTGLVTAAGTDACGPLGEVDTETWERVVRVNLFGTVAVVRACLPYLEQTRGTVVTVASTLALRGMSDATAYCASKFAVRGFTHALAAELAGRVGVTLLIPGGMQTAFFDGRTEQYRPGPDAQLNDPAATAAAVLTALTQPVGSEIREMLVMSSGESSWP, from the coding sequence ATGATCGACACGTCGAGCGGACCCGAGCTCGCTGCCCTCACGCCCCGCGCGGTGGGCACCGTGATCGTCACGGGCGGGGCGAGCGGCCTGGGCGCCGCCGTGGTGGAGGCCGTGGCCGCAGCCGGGGGGACGCCGGCCGTCCTCGACCGCGCCGCGCCCCGCGACGGCGTCCCGCACGTCCTCGTCGACCTGTCGGACTCCGCCGCCGCCGCCCGCGCGGTCGAGGAGCTCGTCGACCAGGTGGGCGCGCCGACGGGTCTGGTCACCGCGGCGGGCACCGACGCGTGCGGACCGCTCGGGGAGGTGGACACAGAGACCTGGGAGCGGGTGGTGCGGGTCAACCTGTTCGGCACGGTCGCGGTCGTGCGTGCCTGCCTGCCCTACCTGGAGCAGACGCGCGGCACCGTGGTCACGGTCGCCTCGACGTTGGCGCTGCGCGGCATGAGCGACGCCACCGCGTACTGCGCCTCGAAGTTCGCGGTGCGCGGGTTCACCCACGCGCTCGCGGCGGAGCTCGCCGGACGGGTCGGGGTGACGCTGCTGATCCCCGGCGGCATGCAGACCGCCTTCTTCGACGGCCGCACCGAGCAGTACCGGCCGGGCCCGGACGCGCAGCTCAACGACCCGGCCGCGACCGCCGCAGCGGTGCTGACCGCGCTGACCCAGCCCGTGGGCAGCGAGATCCGCGAGATGCTCGTGATGTCGTCCGGGGAGAGCTCCTGGCCGTGA
- a CDS encoding glycosyltransferase family 9 protein translates to MTAARADVLVLRALGLGDALTGIPALRGVRRAWPDRRLVLAAPEVVGRWLQGLGLVDEVLDTVGLLAPLRWVGRQHVAVNLHGRGPQSHALLAETRPSRLVAFATPDHSGPAWRPDEHEVDRWCRLVRSAGGACDRDDLRLHVGAVRSTEALLHPGAASAARRWPAERWAVVARHLADRGVPVTLTGGPAEQGLCEHVRAHAGPGVRRAGRLSLDGLAARVAGARLLVCGDTGVAHLATATGTPSVLVFGPTPPLWWGPAIDADLHPVLWHGNGSAVGDPHGTVLDPALDAIGTDEVVTAVDALLASSG, encoded by the coding sequence GTGACCGCCGCACGCGCGGACGTCCTGGTCCTGCGGGCGCTCGGGCTCGGCGACGCGCTGACCGGCATCCCGGCCCTGCGCGGGGTGCGCCGGGCATGGCCGGACCGGCGCCTGGTGCTGGCCGCGCCCGAGGTCGTCGGGCGGTGGCTGCAGGGCCTCGGCCTGGTCGACGAGGTGCTGGACACCGTCGGGCTGCTGGCCCCGCTGCGCTGGGTCGGCCGGCAGCACGTCGCAGTCAACCTGCACGGCCGGGGACCGCAGAGCCATGCGTTGCTCGCCGAGACCCGCCCGTCGCGGCTCGTCGCGTTCGCGACACCGGACCACTCCGGCCCGGCGTGGCGCCCCGACGAGCACGAGGTGGACCGGTGGTGCCGGCTGGTGCGCTCGGCGGGCGGCGCGTGCGACCGGGACGACCTGCGGCTCCACGTCGGCGCTGTCCGCTCGACCGAGGCGCTCCTGCACCCGGGCGCCGCGTCCGCCGCACGCCGCTGGCCGGCCGAGCGGTGGGCCGTGGTCGCCCGCCACCTTGCCGACCGGGGCGTGCCCGTGACCCTGACCGGAGGACCGGCCGAGCAGGGCCTCTGCGAGCACGTCCGGGCGCACGCCGGCCCCGGCGTGCGGCGGGCCGGACGGCTCTCGCTCGACGGCCTCGCCGCGCGCGTGGCCGGCGCCCGGCTCCTGGTGTGCGGCGACACGGGCGTCGCACACCTGGCGACGGCGACCGGCACGCCGTCGGTGCTGGTCTTCGGCCCGACCCCGCCCCTCTGGTGGGGCCCCGCGATCGACGCCGACCTGCACCCCGTCCTGTGGCACGGCAACGGCAGCGCCGTCGGCGACCCGCACGGCACCGTGCTCGACCCGGCGCTCGACGCGATCGGCACCGACGAGGTCGTCACCGCGGTGGACGCCCTGCTCGCCTCGTCAGGCTGA
- a CDS encoding SDR family NAD(P)-dependent oxidoreductase, with amino-acid sequence MPASTAPHPFAVVTGASSGIGLALATTFAEHGFDLLVTADDDGVSTVAAELGREGTTAHAVQADLTTVEGVQTLVDAVRGAGRPVDALALNAGVGQGGAFLETPLEGDLEVIALDVVAPVRLAKALVPAMVSRGEGRVLFTASTASLMPGPYYATYAASKAFVLSFSEALRHELKDSGVTVTALLPGPTDTAFFERSDMVETRVGQGPKDDPAKVAAEAFDALMKGRDKVEVGSLKVKSQTAAAALLPDRAKAAMHAAFTKPTE; translated from the coding sequence ATGCCTGCCAGCACCGCGCCGCACCCCTTCGCCGTCGTTACCGGAGCCTCCAGCGGCATCGGCCTCGCACTGGCCACCACCTTCGCCGAGCACGGGTTCGACCTGCTCGTCACGGCGGACGACGACGGCGTCAGCACCGTTGCCGCCGAGCTGGGCCGGGAGGGCACCACGGCGCACGCCGTGCAGGCGGACCTCACGACGGTCGAAGGCGTGCAGACGCTCGTCGACGCCGTCCGCGGTGCCGGCCGGCCGGTCGACGCCCTCGCCCTGAACGCGGGCGTCGGCCAGGGGGGCGCCTTCCTGGAGACGCCGCTCGAAGGCGACCTGGAGGTCATCGCGCTCGACGTGGTCGCCCCCGTGCGGCTGGCCAAGGCGCTGGTGCCCGCCATGGTGAGCCGGGGCGAGGGACGCGTGCTGTTCACGGCGTCGACCGCCAGCCTGATGCCCGGGCCGTACTACGCCACCTACGCGGCGTCGAAGGCGTTCGTCCTGTCCTTCAGCGAAGCGCTGCGCCACGAGCTGAAGGACTCCGGCGTGACGGTCACGGCGCTCCTGCCGGGGCCGACGGACACCGCCTTCTTCGAGCGCTCGGACATGGTCGAGACCCGGGTCGGGCAGGGCCCGAAGGACGATCCCGCCAAGGTGGCCGCCGAGGCGTTCGACGCCCTGATGAAGGGCCGCGACAAGGTGGAGGTGGGCTCGCTCAAGGTCAAGTCGCAGACCGCGGCGGCCGCCCTGCTGCCGGACCGCGCGAAGGCCGCGATGCACGCCGCGTTCACCAAGCCGACGGAGTGA
- a CDS encoding SDR family oxidoreductase, with protein sequence MSESGQQFPAQQQQPPGLTEPMTPAPDHGESSYQGSGLLGGRKALITGGDSGIGRAVAIAFAREDADVAIVYLPEEEQDADETADWVERAGRRCVRVPADLRNEDEAREAVRTAATELGGLDILVNNAGFQWARRESVADITTQDLDRTFKTNLYALFWVTQEALEHLGEGASIINVSSIQAYQPSESLLDYAATKAAINNFTVNLAGELGARGIRVNAVAPGPIWTPLQPATQPEEKVETLGSETPLGRAGQPAEVAPAFVFLAASSTASYVSGTVLGVTGGKPVF encoded by the coding sequence ATGTCCGAGTCCGGCCAGCAGTTCCCCGCGCAGCAGCAGCAGCCCCCCGGCCTGACCGAGCCGATGACACCCGCGCCCGACCACGGCGAGTCGAGCTACCAGGGGTCGGGCCTCCTGGGTGGTCGCAAGGCGCTCATCACCGGTGGGGACTCCGGCATCGGCCGGGCGGTCGCCATCGCGTTCGCGCGGGAGGACGCCGACGTCGCCATCGTGTACCTGCCCGAGGAGGAGCAGGACGCGGACGAGACCGCCGACTGGGTCGAGCGCGCCGGGCGCCGGTGCGTGCGGGTGCCGGCCGACCTGCGCAACGAGGACGAGGCGCGGGAGGCCGTGCGCACCGCAGCCACCGAGCTGGGCGGCCTGGACATCCTGGTCAACAACGCCGGCTTCCAGTGGGCGCGGCGCGAGTCGGTCGCGGACATCACCACCCAGGACCTCGACCGCACGTTCAAGACGAACCTGTACGCGCTGTTCTGGGTGACGCAGGAGGCGCTCGAGCACCTGGGCGAGGGCGCGTCGATCATCAACGTGTCGTCGATCCAGGCCTACCAGCCGTCGGAGTCGCTCCTGGACTACGCGGCCACCAAGGCCGCCATCAACAACTTCACCGTCAACCTGGCGGGGGAGCTCGGCGCGCGGGGGATCCGCGTCAATGCCGTCGCACCTGGTCCGATCTGGACGCCGCTGCAGCCGGCCACCCAGCCAGAGGAGAAGGTCGAGACGTTGGGCTCGGAGACGCCGCTCGGCCGGGCGGGTCAGCCGGCCGAGGTCGCGCCCGCCTTCGTCTTCCTGGCGGCCAGCTCCACGGCCTCCTACGTCTCCGGGACCGTCCTCGGCGTCACGGGTGGCAAGCCCGTGTTCTGA
- a CDS encoding NAD-dependent epimerase/dehydratase family protein translates to MPLSRPTSSDPTRGRVVVTGGAGFLGSHLSTELLDRGAEVVCLDNFLTGSPGNVAHLMDRRGFRLVRCDVTDFVHVPGPVDLVLHFASPASPVDYLQLPIETLKVGSIGTGHALGLAKEKGARFLLASTSEVYGDPQVHPQTEDYWGHVNPVGPRGVYDEAKRYGEALTTAYRTTHGVDTAIVRIFNTYGPRMRPHDGRAIPTFIRQALAGEPVTVAGDGSQTRSVCFVDDLVRGILGLAAHGHAGPMNIGNPTELTVRQIAEDVIAATGSRGGITFVDRPVDDPEVRRPDTSLAARELGWSPQVPWAEGLDRTIRWFAQALSASA, encoded by the coding sequence ATGCCCCTGTCCCGACCCACCTCGTCGGACCCGACCCGGGGACGCGTCGTCGTCACGGGCGGCGCCGGCTTCCTCGGCAGCCACCTGAGCACGGAGCTCCTCGACCGCGGCGCCGAGGTGGTCTGCCTCGACAACTTCCTGACCGGGTCGCCGGGCAACGTCGCCCACCTGATGGACCGGCGCGGGTTCCGGCTCGTGCGCTGCGACGTGACCGATTTCGTGCACGTCCCCGGACCGGTCGACCTGGTGCTGCACTTCGCGTCGCCCGCGTCCCCGGTGGACTACCTCCAGCTGCCGATCGAGACGCTCAAGGTGGGCTCGATCGGGACGGGCCATGCCCTGGGGCTCGCCAAGGAGAAGGGCGCCCGGTTCCTGCTGGCATCGACCTCCGAGGTCTACGGCGACCCCCAGGTGCACCCGCAGACGGAGGACTACTGGGGGCACGTGAACCCGGTCGGTCCGCGCGGCGTCTACGACGAGGCGAAGCGGTACGGCGAGGCGCTCACGACCGCGTACCGCACGACGCACGGGGTCGACACGGCGATCGTGCGGATCTTCAACACGTACGGGCCACGGATGCGCCCGCACGACGGCCGGGCGATCCCGACGTTCATCCGGCAGGCGCTGGCGGGGGAGCCCGTGACGGTGGCCGGCGACGGCAGCCAGACCCGGTCGGTGTGCTTCGTGGACGACCTGGTGCGGGGCATCCTCGGGCTCGCCGCCCACGGTCACGCGGGGCCGATGAACATCGGCAACCCGACCGAGCTCACGGTGCGCCAGATCGCCGAGGACGTGATCGCCGCGACGGGGTCGCGCGGGGGCATCACCTTCGTGGACCGGCCCGTCGACGACCCGGAGGTGCGGCGCCCGGACACGTCCCTGGCCGCCCGGGAGCTGGGCTGGTCCCCCCAGGTGCCGTGGGCCGAGGGGCTCGACCGCACGATCCGCTGGTTCGCGCAGGCGCTGAGCGCATCAGCCTGA
- the nrdD gene encoding anaerobic ribonucleoside-triphosphate reductase — MTAIELDGAERAGTVAEVADAPATLVVRKRDGRALPFDAGRIHAALAKAFLEVHGAITPLHELTLADLVGRVSAELATRFVDEVKIYEIQNVVEHTLLESHEYEVARVYIDYRVERDLARSRSLDINHSIGQLIGKDQAVVHENANKDSDVFNTQRDLTAGAVSKAIGLRMLPPHVANAHAKGDLHYHDLDYHPYAPMTNCCLIDFRTMLSDGFRIGNAQVDPPRSIQTATAQITQIIANVSSSQYGGCSVNRIDELLAPYAERNFAKHLADAERWIAEPERRRAYAEEKTRKDIYDAMQSLEYEINTLFTSNGQTPFTSVGFGLGEGWFEREIQRAILQIRIVGLGRERRTAIFPKLIFTLRRGLNLTEQDPNYDIKQLAVECSTKRMYPDILSYDKIVDLTGSFKVPMGCRSFLQGWADENGDDVVEGRMNLGVVTLNVPRIALETRDDPQAFWALLEERLATVRDAMLYRVQRCKEAVPANAPILYVHGAFGRRLRPDDDVDALFRGGRATVSLGYIGLYEAAAAFYGGAWEQNPEAKEFTLRVLRTLAEHAQAWTDEHGYKFSVYSTPSESLTDRFCRLDKKKFGAVADITDKDYYTNSFHYDVRKSPTPFEKLDFEQDYPRYASGGFIHYCEYPVLQQNPKALEAVWDYAYDRVGYLGTNTPIDHCFECGFSGDFDPTERGFRCPGCGNTDPSSCDVVKRTCGYLGNPQQRPMVHGRHVEISSRVKHLSGSTGAMPDPSGTA, encoded by the coding sequence GTGACTGCGATCGAGCTGGACGGAGCCGAGCGGGCGGGAACCGTCGCGGAGGTCGCGGATGCACCGGCCACCCTGGTCGTGCGCAAGCGGGACGGCAGGGCGCTGCCCTTCGACGCCGGCCGCATCCACGCCGCCCTCGCCAAGGCGTTCCTCGAGGTCCACGGAGCCATCACCCCGCTGCACGAGCTCACCCTCGCGGACCTCGTCGGTCGGGTGTCGGCGGAGCTCGCGACGCGGTTCGTCGACGAGGTGAAGATCTACGAGATCCAGAACGTCGTCGAGCACACGCTCCTGGAGTCGCACGAGTACGAGGTGGCGCGCGTCTACATCGACTACCGCGTCGAGCGGGACCTGGCGCGCAGCAGGTCGCTGGACATCAACCACTCGATCGGCCAGCTGATCGGCAAGGACCAGGCGGTCGTCCACGAGAACGCCAACAAGGACAGCGACGTCTTCAACACGCAGCGCGACCTGACGGCCGGTGCGGTGAGCAAGGCGATCGGCCTGCGGATGCTGCCGCCCCACGTCGCGAACGCCCACGCCAAGGGTGACCTCCACTACCACGACCTCGACTACCACCCGTATGCGCCGATGACGAACTGCTGCCTCATCGACTTCCGCACGATGCTCAGCGACGGCTTCCGGATCGGGAACGCCCAGGTCGACCCGCCGCGCTCCATCCAGACCGCCACCGCGCAGATCACGCAGATCATCGCGAACGTCTCCTCCAGCCAGTACGGCGGCTGCTCGGTCAACCGGATCGACGAGCTGCTGGCGCCGTACGCCGAGCGGAACTTCGCCAAGCACCTGGCCGACGCCGAGCGCTGGATCGCCGAGCCCGAGCGCCGTCGTGCATACGCGGAGGAGAAGACGCGCAAGGACATCTACGACGCGATGCAGAGCCTCGAGTACGAGATCAACACGCTGTTCACGTCCAACGGCCAGACGCCGTTCACGTCGGTCGGCTTCGGCCTCGGCGAGGGCTGGTTCGAGCGCGAGATCCAGCGCGCCATCCTGCAGATCCGCATCGTCGGGCTCGGCCGGGAGAGGCGCACCGCCATCTTCCCGAAGCTCATCTTCACCCTGCGCCGCGGCCTGAACCTGACCGAGCAGGACCCCAACTACGACATCAAGCAGCTCGCCGTCGAGTGCTCCACCAAGCGCATGTATCCGGACATCCTCAGCTACGACAAGATCGTGGACCTCACCGGGTCCTTCAAGGTGCCCATGGGCTGCCGTTCCTTTCTGCAGGGCTGGGCCGACGAGAACGGCGACGACGTCGTCGAGGGCCGGATGAACCTGGGCGTCGTGACCCTCAACGTCCCGCGCATCGCGCTCGAGACCCGAGATGACCCGCAGGCGTTCTGGGCGCTCCTCGAGGAGCGCCTGGCGACGGTGCGCGACGCCATGCTGTACCGCGTGCAGCGGTGCAAGGAGGCGGTGCCGGCCAACGCGCCAATCCTGTACGTGCACGGTGCCTTCGGTCGTCGCCTGCGGCCGGACGACGACGTCGACGCCCTCTTCCGCGGCGGCCGGGCGACCGTGTCGCTCGGCTACATCGGGCTCTACGAGGCGGCCGCCGCGTTCTACGGCGGAGCGTGGGAGCAGAACCCCGAGGCCAAGGAGTTCACGCTCCGGGTGCTGCGGACGCTGGCGGAGCACGCACAGGCGTGGACCGACGAGCACGGCTACAAGTTCTCGGTGTACTCGACTCCGAGCGAGAGCCTGACGGACCGCTTCTGCCGCCTGGACAAGAAGAAGTTCGGCGCCGTCGCCGACATCACCGACAAGGACTACTACACGAACAGCTTCCACTACGACGTGCGCAAGAGCCCCACCCCGTTCGAGAAGCTGGACTTCGAGCAGGACTACCCCCGGTACGCGTCGGGTGGGTTCATCCACTACTGCGAGTACCCCGTGCTGCAGCAGAACCCCAAGGCGCTCGAGGCGGTGTGGGACTACGCGTACGACCGGGTGGGTTACCTGGGCACGAACACGCCCATCGACCACTGCTTCGAGTGCGGCTTCTCCGGTGACTTCGACCCGACCGAGCGCGGCTTCCGGTGCCCGGGCTGCGGCAACACCGACCCGAGCTCGTGCGACGTGGTCAAGCGGACCTGCGGCTACCTCGGCAACCCGCAGCAGCGGCCCATGGTCCACGGGCGGCACGTGGAGATCTCGTCCCGGGTGAAGCACCTGTCCGGCAGCACCGGGGCGATGCCCGACCCGTCCGGCACCGCCTGA
- a CDS encoding MFS transporter encodes MTSTVSPPTPPALQAPISRNRWWVLVVVALTQLVVVLDGTIVNIALPQAQESIGLSDVERQWVVTAYALCFGALLLLGGRIADYWGRKRTFMVGMIGFGLASGYGGLVDSGTELIVARGLQGVFAALMAPAALAILTTTFPGGKDRITAFAVFGSIAGAGAGVGLVLGGVLTEFASWRWCLLVNVPIVAVAVLAGAFLLKESRAEGDKTYDWIGAVLVILGLGSLVYGFTRAEHGWGHADVIGFIGGGVVLLALFVFSQTKVAHPLLPLRVINHRVRAGALLLQAVAGTVMIGAMLYVTLHLQIVLAFSPLEAGLASLPLTVVIGVVAPVLAKFLPVTGPRVIMIVGPVLGAGAMLYLSRLTADGSYAVQVLPALVLLGVGMAMMFVPMQNLALVGVEPHDAGVASAATNAAMQIGGSIGLAIFTAVYASASAGGMTVDALVDGYSAAFVATAVTLLVGMVVAIVCIRGSKEELMPSADGVVHLG; translated from the coding sequence GTGACTTCCACGGTCTCACCGCCCACACCGCCCGCGCTCCAGGCACCGATCTCCAGGAACCGCTGGTGGGTCCTCGTCGTCGTCGCCCTGACCCAGCTCGTCGTCGTCCTCGACGGCACGATCGTGAACATCGCCCTGCCGCAGGCCCAGGAGTCGATCGGCCTCTCCGACGTCGAGCGTCAGTGGGTCGTCACGGCCTACGCGCTGTGCTTCGGCGCGCTCCTCCTGCTCGGTGGGCGCATCGCCGACTACTGGGGCCGCAAGCGCACCTTCATGGTGGGGATGATCGGCTTCGGCCTCGCCTCCGGCTACGGCGGTCTCGTCGACAGCGGGACCGAGCTCATCGTCGCCCGCGGCCTGCAGGGTGTCTTCGCCGCGCTCATGGCTCCGGCCGCGCTCGCGATCCTGACCACGACGTTCCCCGGCGGCAAGGACCGCATCACCGCGTTCGCCGTCTTCGGCAGCATCGCGGGAGCGGGCGCAGGCGTCGGGCTGGTCCTCGGCGGGGTGCTCACCGAGTTCGCGAGCTGGCGCTGGTGCCTGCTCGTCAACGTCCCGATCGTCGCGGTCGCCGTCCTCGCGGGAGCGTTCCTGCTGAAGGAGTCGCGGGCGGAGGGGGACAAGACCTACGACTGGATCGGCGCCGTCCTTGTCATCCTCGGTCTGGGCTCCCTGGTCTACGGCTTCACGCGCGCCGAGCACGGGTGGGGACACGCCGACGTCATCGGCTTCATCGGGGGCGGTGTCGTCCTGCTGGCACTGTTCGTCTTCAGCCAGACCAAGGTCGCGCACCCGCTCCTGCCGCTGCGCGTCATCAACCACCGGGTGCGTGCGGGTGCCCTGCTCCTGCAGGCGGTCGCCGGGACCGTCATGATCGGCGCGATGCTGTACGTGACGCTGCACCTGCAGATCGTGCTCGCGTTCAGCCCGCTCGAGGCCGGCTTGGCGTCGCTCCCGCTGACCGTGGTCATCGGGGTCGTCGCACCCGTGCTGGCGAAGTTCCTGCCCGTCACGGGCCCGCGCGTGATCATGATCGTCGGTCCCGTGCTGGGCGCGGGCGCGATGCTCTATCTCAGCCGCCTGACGGCGGACGGTTCCTACGCCGTCCAGGTCCTGCCCGCCCTGGTCCTGCTCGGCGTGGGCATGGCGATGATGTTCGTGCCGATGCAGAACCTCGCGCTCGTCGGGGTCGAGCCGCACGACGCCGGGGTGGCAAGTGCGGCGACGAACGCGGCCATGCAGATCGGCGGGTCCATCGGCCTGGCCATCTTCACCGCGGTCTACGCGTCGGCCAGCGCCGGCGGCATGACGGTCGACGCCCTCGTCGACGGGTACTCCGCGGCGTTCGTCGCCACGGCCGTGACGCTCCTGGTCGGCATGGTCGTCGCCATCGTGTGCATCCGCGGGTCCAAGGAGGAGCTCATGCCCTCCGCCGACGGCGTGGTGCACCTGGGCTGA
- a CDS encoding PfkB family carbohydrate kinase: MSANGWVDAHLAELADSLGAVQEQSATVEEWGRRVAERLRAGGRLLAAGNGGSAAEAQHLTAELVGRFVAERRPYSAIALCAETSSLTAIVNDYGADEMFARQVEAHGRTDDVLVLLSTSGRSPNVLRAAERGRELGLQVLALTGAGPNPLVDASDAAVCVPAGSTAAVQAVHLVLVHALCAAVDAHLERLEQPDRGEAAVTDDRPHVVVVGDIVLDRDIDGRIERLCPDAPAPVLDVTATRDSPGGAGLAALLCAAGGARVTLVTPVARDLDGRGLVEALRPEVDVVALGHDGPTRRKVRARSDGHSLVRVDDGGPGTPTTLSEDRVRAALATADAVLVSDYGAGVTTDERLRALLTEVAARCPVVWDPHPRGGAPVAGATLVTPNLAEARQAAPDGASADAASPDALAQTLRAAWAARAVAVTAGDRGAFLATTGDEPLFVPATPARGGDTCGAGDRFAASAAVVLARGGLVSAAVGAAVADASAWVVAGGAEAFRSRRGMPQVTGRQPVGGAPDEEVAALATRLRLGGRTLVATGGCFDIVHAGHVATLQAARRLGDALVVVMNSDDSVRRLKGEGRPVVGSADRARVLEALDCVDAVVVFDEDDPREILAALQPDVWAKGGDYGGRPLPETDVVRAGGGRVVLLPYLDGRSTSSLIERTGRARARQPEEVA, translated from the coding sequence ATGAGTGCGAACGGATGGGTCGACGCGCACCTGGCGGAGCTGGCCGACTCCCTGGGCGCGGTCCAGGAGCAGTCCGCGACCGTCGAGGAGTGGGGTCGGCGGGTGGCGGAGCGCCTGCGCGCCGGCGGGCGCCTGCTCGCGGCCGGGAACGGAGGAAGCGCGGCCGAGGCGCAGCACCTGACCGCGGAGCTCGTCGGGCGCTTCGTCGCCGAGCGTCGCCCGTACTCGGCCATCGCCCTGTGCGCGGAGACCTCGAGCCTGACCGCGATCGTCAACGACTACGGCGCCGACGAGATGTTCGCCCGCCAGGTCGAGGCGCACGGCCGGACGGACGACGTCCTGGTGCTGCTCTCGACGTCGGGCCGCAGCCCGAACGTGTTGCGCGCCGCCGAGCGCGGCCGCGAGCTCGGCCTGCAGGTCCTGGCACTCACGGGCGCGGGACCCAACCCGCTGGTCGACGCCAGCGACGCGGCGGTCTGCGTGCCGGCGGGTTCCACCGCGGCGGTCCAGGCCGTCCACCTGGTCCTCGTGCACGCGCTGTGCGCGGCCGTCGACGCGCACCTGGAGCGACTCGAGCAGCCGGATCGCGGCGAAGCCGCGGTGACCGACGACCGCCCGCACGTCGTGGTGGTCGGGGACATCGTGCTCGACCGTGACATCGACGGCCGGATCGAGCGGCTGTGCCCCGACGCTCCCGCGCCGGTGCTCGACGTCACCGCCACCCGCGACTCCCCCGGCGGCGCGGGACTGGCCGCCCTCCTGTGCGCGGCGGGCGGCGCCCGGGTCACGCTGGTGACGCCCGTCGCCCGCGACCTCGACGGCAGGGGGCTCGTCGAGGCCCTGCGACCGGAGGTCGACGTGGTCGCGCTCGGGCACGACGGGCCGACCCGGCGCAAGGTCCGTGCACGCAGCGACGGTCACTCGCTCGTGCGCGTCGACGACGGTGGTCCGGGGACGCCCACCACACTGTCCGAGGACCGGGTCCGGGCCGCGCTGGCGACGGCCGACGCCGTGCTCGTCTCCGACTACGGCGCCGGCGTCACCACGGACGAGCGGCTGCGTGCCCTGCTGACCGAGGTCGCCGCACGGTGCCCGGTGGTGTGGGATCCGCACCCCCGGGGCGGCGCGCCCGTCGCCGGTGCCACGCTCGTGACCCCCAACCTGGCCGAGGCCCGGCAGGCCGCACCCGACGGCGCCTCTGCCGACGCGGCCTCTCCCGACGCCCTCGCCCAGACGCTGCGGGCGGCCTGGGCCGCCCGTGCGGTCGCGGTCACCGCAGGCGACCGCGGGGCCTTCCTCGCGACGACCGGCGACGAGCCCCTGTTCGTGCCCGCGACCCCCGCCCGCGGTGGTGACACCTGCGGCGCCGGTGACAGGTTCGCTGCCTCGGCGGCCGTCGTCCTCGCCCGCGGCGGGCTGGTGTCCGCCGCGGTCGGGGCCGCGGTCGCCGACGCGTCGGCATGGGTCGTCGCGGGCGGTGCCGAGGCGTTCCGGTCACGGCGCGGCATGCCCCAGGTCACCGGCCGGCAGCCCGTCGGCGGCGCGCCGGACGAGGAGGTCGCCGCGCTGGCGACCCGCCTCCGGCTCGGCGGTCGCACGCTCGTCGCCACAGGCGGGTGCTTCGACATCGTGCACGCGGGGCACGTCGCGACCCTGCAGGCCGCCCGACGCCTGGGCGACGCCCTCGTGGTGGTCATGAACTCCGACGACTCCGTGCGACGCCTCAAGGGCGAGGGCCGGCCCGTGGTCGGTTCCGCCGACCGTGCGCGTGTGCTCGAGGCCCTCGACTGCGTCGACGCGGTCGTGGTGTTCGACGAGGACGACCCCCGCGAGATCCTCGCGGCGCTGCAGCCGGACGTGTGGGCCAAGGGCGGCGACTACGGCGGGCGTCCGCTTCCCGAGACGGACGTGGTGCGAGCCGGGGGCGGACGCGTGGTCCTGCTGCCCTACCTGGACGGCCGCTCCACGTCGTCCCTGATCGAGCGCACGGGACGAGCCCGCGCGCGCCAGCCGGAGGAGGTCGCATGA